From Drosophila yakuba strain Tai18E2 chromosome 2L, Prin_Dyak_Tai18E2_2.1, whole genome shotgun sequence, one genomic window encodes:
- the LOC6528343 gene encoding putative GPI-anchored protein pfl2 isoform X36 gives MDLSLERDSSALGSLFQQIINDMKNTSPLWEDFVAKAGKLHTCLRAAIQAIAAYLDAFQKIADAATNSRGASKEIGTALTRVCLRHKAVETRLKTFTSAIMDCLVQPLQERIEDWKRTVATIDKDHAKEYKRCRTELKKRSSDTLRLQKKARKGQTDGLQSLMDSHMQDVTLRRAELEEVEKKSLRSAMVEERLRYCSFVHMLQPVVHEECEVMSELGHLQEAMQSIALVTKEPSVLPQASEELIHDAKASINLYPESPGGGSGSQGGGCSNSLGSRKSSVCSISSMNSSGSSNSPGHHHYPRSLSQFVTPAIRLKPGESSDSGFCSSPALTTQTSNATNQTANVSTWPPHSQDGVDTLPPTADRPHTISTAYEKGHQRPPLTVYTFQNPETIHESGSCLNNGTAAPNGQPLSGQATPATQKSPAASLSRPPLPVRCSSLERPLSAQSNHRQGSGSNLLQRQCPSPIPAHITKELSAAHHAQQQQQQQQNQQPQTPPTYVNMSELATMAALKQTNQQQKTSTPPLQQQSSIDSTCSQHSNDSTGSHQLLQQQQQHPSQQNHHSATATRSHSISSTASSLHSHPSIDSTVACGSLVGQHNHSTSTNTNTNTTSPSSGSSTPQNHYSPLLTNSPTSTAAGTPSGSSLGPGSGLGFVYQVSSPTPPSSEVLKITEQGAAGQDQGTGSANSVADEMDERSRASVLQKASMFEKAAAAAAVAVSPPASIQVASSAPASGGGTRRSEAEQQEMGGAASGGSTRIGRRASINQAKPPPPVRRSSSVTPSPNASVGTFRTSSPAAGGGGGGSIYAQPKLVNSMSSFRTSSPSPNGHAHPLPPTQPKANPNLIAQLNARLSGKQQQQQQQQQQQQVEGIYGNQQAPGGESIYMRSGLPMSQPQQQQHYDDYATSTNIEKTGSIRAKTKAEFLENLNAKLAKQGMSGRAFAVRNLINSKALPDPRICHESLMDQIKRGATLKRNQKINDRSAPKIH, from the exons AATACTTCGCCCCTGTGGGAGGACTTTGTGGCTAAGGCCGGAAAACTACACACTTGCTTAAG GGCCGCCATCCAGGCAATCGCCGCCTATTTGGACGCCTTCCAAAAGATAGCCGATGCGGCGACCAACTCAAGAG GCGCCTCAAAGGAGATCGGCACCGCCCTGACCCGCGTTTGCCTCCGACACAAGGCGGTGGAGACACGTCTGAAAACCTTCACCAGCGCCATAATGGATTGCCTGGTGCAGCCGCTGCAGGAGAGGATCGAGGACTGGAAGCGCACGGTGGCCACCATCGACAAAGACCATGCCAAAGAGTACAAGCGCTGTCGCACTGAACTGAAGAAGCGCTCCAGCGACACGCTGCGCCTGCAGAAGAAGGCGCGCAAGGGTCAGACGGACGGATTGCAGTCCCTGATGGACTCGCACATGCAGGATGTCACCCTGCGCCGCGCAGAACTCGAGGAAGTCGAGAAGAAATCCTTGAGGTCGGCCATGGTGGAGGAGCGTCTTCGCTACTGCAGCTTTGTCCACATGCTTCAGCCAGTGGTGCACGAGGAGTGCGAGGTCATGTCAGAGTTGGGTCACCTACAG GAAGCCATGCAGTCAATTGCGCTAGTGACCAAGGAACCCAGTGTCCTGCCCCAGGCCTCCGAGGAGCTAATTCACGACGCTAAGGCCAGCATTAATCTGTACCCGGAGTCTCCAGGTGGCGGTTCCGGCTCGCAGGGCGGCGGCTGCTCCAACTCGCTGGGTTCCCGAAAGAGCTCCGTCTGTTCCATCAGCAGCATGAACAGCAGCGGCTCGAGCAACTCTCCCGGTCACCATCACTATCCGCGCTCCTTGTCGCAG tttgtaaCGCCCGCAATTCGCTTGAAACCTGGTGAATCCAGTGATAGTGGCTTTTGCTCATCGCCAGCTCTAACAACACag ACCTCGAATGCAACGAATCAAACGGCAAATGTCTCAACCTGGCCCCCACATTCCCAGGATGGCGTCGACACACTGCCACCGACCGCGGACCGTCCGCACACCATTTCGACGGCATACGAGAAGGGTCACCAGCGTCCTCCACTGACCGTCTACACGTTCCAAAACCCGGAGACTATTCACGAGTCGGGCAGCTGCTTGAACAACGGAACCGCAGCCCCGAATGGACAGCCCTTGTCTGGACAAGCCACTCCGGCCACCCAGAAATCCCCGGCTGCCTCACTTAGTCGGCCCCCCTTGCCAGTT CGCTGCTCGTCGCTGGAGCGACCCCTTTCGGCCCAGAGTAACCACCGCCAGGGAAGTGGGAGCAACCTGCTGCAGCGCCAGTGCCCCTCACCGATTCCGGCTCATATCACGAAAG AGCTGTCCGCAGCGCATCatgcacagcagcagcagcagcaacagcagaatCAGCAGCCTCAGACGCCACCCACCTATGTGAACATGTCTGAGCTGGCCACCATGGCAGCTTTGAAGCAAACCAACCAGCAGCAAAAGACCTCTACGCCGCctctgcagcagcagagctCCATTGACTCGACCTGCTCCCAGCATTCCAACGACTCCACCGGCTCGcatcagctcctccagcagcagcagcaacatccatCGCAGCAGAATCACCACTCAGCCACTGCCACACGCTCCCATTCCATATCCTCGACGGCCTCGTCACTGCACTCGCATCCGTCGATCGACTCCACCGTCGCTTGCGGCTCGCTGGTGGGCCAACACAACCAcagcaccagcaccaacacGAACACCAACACCACCTCGCCGTCCAGTGGCAGCTCCACGCCACAGAACCATTACTCGCCCCTGCTAACCAACTCCCCCACGTCCACTGCCGCAGGTACTCCCAGTGGCAGCAGCTTGGGTCCTGGGTCCGGTTTGGGATTTGTCTACCAGGTCAGCTCCCCGACACCTCCCTCCAGCGAGGTGCTAAAGATCACCGAGCAAGGCGCAGCAGGACAGGATCAGGGTACAGGATCAGCCAACAGCGTAGCAGATGAGATGGATGAGCGATCAAGGGCCTCTGTCCTGCAGAAGGCTTCAATGTTCGAAAAGGCGGCAGCTGCGGCTGCGGTTGCGGTCTCGCCTCCAGCGTCCATTCAGGTTGCATCCAGTGCCCCAGCTTCGGGAGGCGGAACTCGACGATCCGaggcggagcagcaggaaaTGG GAGGAGCAGCCAGCGGTGGCTCCACGCGCATCGGCCGTCGCGCGTCCATCAATCAGGCCAAGCCACCGCCGCCAGTTAGACGCAGTTCGTCGGTGACCCCCAGTCCCAATGCCTCGGTCGGG ACATTCCGCACCTCATCACCAGCCGCGGGCGGAGGGGGTGGCGGCAGCATATACGCCCAGCCCAAACTGGTCAACAGCATGTCAAGCTTCCGCACCAGCAGCCCCAGTCCCAATGGACATGCTCACCCACTGCCACCGACACAGCCAAAGGCGAATCCGAACCTAATTGCACAGCTCAATGCACGACTCAGcggcaaacagcaacagcagcagcagcaacaacagcagcaacaggtcGAGGGGATCTACGGCAACCAGCAGGCGCCCGGGGGAGAGTCCATCTACATGCGGAGTGGCTTGCCCATGTcgcagccgcaacagcagcaacactaTGACG ACTATGCGACAAGCACAAATATCGAAAAGACTGGCAGTATTCGGGCCAAGACCAAGGCCGAATTCCTCGAGAATCTCAACGCGAAACTGGCAAAGCAGGGAATGTCTGGACGAGCATTTGCCGTGCGAAATCTCATCAACAGTAAGGCCCTG CCGGACCCTCGCATCTGTCACGAATCGCTGATGGATCAAATAAAGCGCGGAGCCACCTTAAAGCGTAACCAGAAGATAAACGATCGCAGCGCTCCCAAAATACATTGA
- the LOC6528343 gene encoding AF4/FMR2 family member lilli isoform X22 has product MDLSLERDSSALGSLFQQIINDMKNTSPLWEDFVAKAGKLHTCLRAAIQAIAAYLDAFQKIADAATNSRGASKEIGTALTRVCLRHKAVETRLKTFTSAIMDCLVQPLQERIEDWKRTVATIDKDHAKEYKRCRTELKKRSSDTLRLQKKARKGQTDGLQSLMDSHMQDVTLRRAELEEVEKKSLRSAMVEERLRYCSFVHMLQPVVHEECEVMSELGHLQEAMQSIALVTKEPSVLPQASEELIHDAKASINLYPESPGGGSGSQGGGCSNSLGSRKSSVCSISSMNSSGSSNSPGHHHYPRSLSQFVTPAIRLKPGESSDSGFCSSPALTTQTSNATNQTANVSTWPPHSQDGVDTLPPTADRPHTISTAYEKGHQRPPLTVYTFQNPETIHESGSCLNNGTAAPNGQPLSGQATPATQKSPAASLSRPPLPVKPAHVRCSSLERPLSAQSNHRQGSGSNLLQRQCPSPIPAHITKELSAAHHAQQQQQQQQNQQPQTPPTYVNMSELATMAALKQTNQQQKTSTPPLQQQSSIDSTCSQHSNDSTGSHQLLQQQQQHPSQQNHHSATATRSHSISSTASSLHSHPSIDSTVACGSLVGQHNHSTSTNTNTNTTSPSSGSSTPQNHYSPLLTNSPTSTAAGTPSGSSLGPGSGLGFVYQVSSPTPPSSEVLKITEQGAAGQDQGTGSANSVADEMDERSRASVLQKASMFEKAAAAAAVAVSPPASIQVASSAPASGGGTRRSEAEQQEMDKSFEDSIQALNNLIGELDSFQREIDEGKVKPPSSTNNTSSSNNNMTTSSNSSSDNNNPPATSNIEPCAISNQTNSSGCGTDISDTTSDELAGDDMDVRQRDRDRDLLGASDSELSRCYVSETSSLTGGLTAGGYENPTFAHFAANANRDDAVSLASDSVCLGQPRHAYVDTCSDSGSAVVVIYDHQIPNTPDIEFVKQNSEIVVLRTKDPQPHALQLHEMRELQQLPTNLAASPDSSPDSAAGQAPPTATVAPAKQRLSSFRATSEQQLQLLGRGSPQRGKTPSEQAVQSRPQDQHYPQTHQQDIDGSSPPVELARRQLPPKPTSLSVFNGPLPTAGDRPVVPRKSDFKADLDAKIRRQKQKVKQQLQTQQQQQETQQQHQQQAPQEQQHSPQSPQNRNCNVTNQQAANITAFASATATASTDPYPHQNHRMPNQNQTATSNHKQCKTSTMALSPSSPRGHLPLSPSSLSSLPLPATNSSPSNARSSMLSASERPPPPPDHPYVCSNAPANPHHANSITNANVNANAQLKPCITPRPASLSGGAASGGSTRIGRRASINQAKPPPPVRRSSSVTPSPNASVGLQQQPQHATLSQQNHQLSSSSEHLPPPPPFMLDAMAQIPSSALKVSETVRALAAMRHQPASPVSLRRMQQQQQQQQQQQQQQLQQQHQQHVQLQQPLLQSAHNSPSNDDLTVFHDYLDLHAYAQALATGQQPGGQQMANPQRFFHQQQHQHQPPPPPVYQVDAPDPRICHESLMDQIKRGATLKRNQKINDRSAPKIH; this is encoded by the exons AATACTTCGCCCCTGTGGGAGGACTTTGTGGCTAAGGCCGGAAAACTACACACTTGCTTAAG GGCCGCCATCCAGGCAATCGCCGCCTATTTGGACGCCTTCCAAAAGATAGCCGATGCGGCGACCAACTCAAGAG GCGCCTCAAAGGAGATCGGCACCGCCCTGACCCGCGTTTGCCTCCGACACAAGGCGGTGGAGACACGTCTGAAAACCTTCACCAGCGCCATAATGGATTGCCTGGTGCAGCCGCTGCAGGAGAGGATCGAGGACTGGAAGCGCACGGTGGCCACCATCGACAAAGACCATGCCAAAGAGTACAAGCGCTGTCGCACTGAACTGAAGAAGCGCTCCAGCGACACGCTGCGCCTGCAGAAGAAGGCGCGCAAGGGTCAGACGGACGGATTGCAGTCCCTGATGGACTCGCACATGCAGGATGTCACCCTGCGCCGCGCAGAACTCGAGGAAGTCGAGAAGAAATCCTTGAGGTCGGCCATGGTGGAGGAGCGTCTTCGCTACTGCAGCTTTGTCCACATGCTTCAGCCAGTGGTGCACGAGGAGTGCGAGGTCATGTCAGAGTTGGGTCACCTACAG GAAGCCATGCAGTCAATTGCGCTAGTGACCAAGGAACCCAGTGTCCTGCCCCAGGCCTCCGAGGAGCTAATTCACGACGCTAAGGCCAGCATTAATCTGTACCCGGAGTCTCCAGGTGGCGGTTCCGGCTCGCAGGGCGGCGGCTGCTCCAACTCGCTGGGTTCCCGAAAGAGCTCCGTCTGTTCCATCAGCAGCATGAACAGCAGCGGCTCGAGCAACTCTCCCGGTCACCATCACTATCCGCGCTCCTTGTCGCAG tttgtaaCGCCCGCAATTCGCTTGAAACCTGGTGAATCCAGTGATAGTGGCTTTTGCTCATCGCCAGCTCTAACAACACag ACCTCGAATGCAACGAATCAAACGGCAAATGTCTCAACCTGGCCCCCACATTCCCAGGATGGCGTCGACACACTGCCACCGACCGCGGACCGTCCGCACACCATTTCGACGGCATACGAGAAGGGTCACCAGCGTCCTCCACTGACCGTCTACACGTTCCAAAACCCGGAGACTATTCACGAGTCGGGCAGCTGCTTGAACAACGGAACCGCAGCCCCGAATGGACAGCCCTTGTCTGGACAAGCCACTCCGGCCACCCAGAAATCCCCGGCTGCCTCACTTAGTCGGCCCCCCTTGCCAGTT AAGCCAGCCCATGTG CGCTGCTCGTCGCTGGAGCGACCCCTTTCGGCCCAGAGTAACCACCGCCAGGGAAGTGGGAGCAACCTGCTGCAGCGCCAGTGCCCCTCACCGATTCCGGCTCATATCACGAAAG AGCTGTCCGCAGCGCATCatgcacagcagcagcagcagcaacagcagaatCAGCAGCCTCAGACGCCACCCACCTATGTGAACATGTCTGAGCTGGCCACCATGGCAGCTTTGAAGCAAACCAACCAGCAGCAAAAGACCTCTACGCCGCctctgcagcagcagagctCCATTGACTCGACCTGCTCCCAGCATTCCAACGACTCCACCGGCTCGcatcagctcctccagcagcagcagcaacatccatCGCAGCAGAATCACCACTCAGCCACTGCCACACGCTCCCATTCCATATCCTCGACGGCCTCGTCACTGCACTCGCATCCGTCGATCGACTCCACCGTCGCTTGCGGCTCGCTGGTGGGCCAACACAACCAcagcaccagcaccaacacGAACACCAACACCACCTCGCCGTCCAGTGGCAGCTCCACGCCACAGAACCATTACTCGCCCCTGCTAACCAACTCCCCCACGTCCACTGCCGCAGGTACTCCCAGTGGCAGCAGCTTGGGTCCTGGGTCCGGTTTGGGATTTGTCTACCAGGTCAGCTCCCCGACACCTCCCTCCAGCGAGGTGCTAAAGATCACCGAGCAAGGCGCAGCAGGACAGGATCAGGGTACAGGATCAGCCAACAGCGTAGCAGATGAGATGGATGAGCGATCAAGGGCCTCTGTCCTGCAGAAGGCTTCAATGTTCGAAAAGGCGGCAGCTGCGGCTGCGGTTGCGGTCTCGCCTCCAGCGTCCATTCAGGTTGCATCCAGTGCCCCAGCTTCGGGAGGCGGAACTCGACGATCCGaggcggagcagcaggaaaTGG ACAAATCTTTCGAAGATTCAATACAAGcactaaataatttaattggcGAACTAGACTCCTTTCAACGCGAGATAGATGAGGGCAAGGTCAAGCCGCCATCGAGCACCAACAacacaagcagcagcaacaacaatatgaccaccagcagcaacagcagcagcgacaacaacaacccGCCCGCCACTAGCAACATCGAGCCCTGCGCCATCAGCAATCAGACGAACTCGAGCGGCTGTGGAACAGACATATCGGACACCACGTCCGACGAACTGGCCGGCGACGATATGGACGTCAGGCAGCGGGATCGAGATCGGGATCTGCTCGGCGCCAGCGATTCGGAGCTGAGTCGCTGCTATGTGAGCGAGACGAGTTCGCTGACCGGTGGTCTAACGGCCGGCGGCTACGAGAATCCCACTTTCGCGCACTTTGCGGCCAATGCGAATAGAGATGACGCTGTTTCCCTGGCCTCCGACAGCGTTTGTCTCGGCCAGCCGCGCCATGCCTACGTGGATACTTGCAGCGACAGCGGCAGTGCCGTGGTGGTGATCTACGACCACCAGATTCCCAACACGCCCGACATTGAGTTCGTGAAGCAGAACTCCGAGATTGTGGTGCTGCGGACCAAGGATCCGCAGCCCCACGCGCTCCAGCTGCACGAGATGCGcgagctgcagcagttgcCCACGAATTTAGCCGCTTCACCGGACTCCTCGCCGGACTCGGCCGCTGGCCAGGCGCCACCAACAGCAACTGTGGCGCCCGCCAAGCAGCGACTCTCCTCGTTTCGCGCCACCAGTgagcagcagttgcaactcCTCGGACGCGGCAGTCCGCAAAGAGGTAAAACACCCAGTGAGCAGGCGGTACAGAGCAGACCACAGGACCAGCATTATCCACAGACACATCAGCAGGATATTGATGGCAGTAGTCCACCAGTAGAACTTGCAAGGCGCCAGCTGCCCCCCAAGCCCACAAGCTTGAGCGTTTTTAACGGCCCCCTCCCCACTGCGGGCGATAGGCCTGTTGTGCCCCGAAAGTCGGATTTTAAGGCCGATCTAGATGCAAAAATACGCAGGCAAAAGCAGAAAGTTAAACAGCAGTTGCAgacgcaacagcagcagcaagaaacgcagcagcagcatcagcagcaagcACCACAAGAACAGCAACACTCACCACAGTCGCCCCAAAACAGAAACTGTAATGTCACTAATCAACAAGCCGCCAATATTACTGCATTTGCATCTGCAACCGCAACAGCATCCACAGACCCGTACCCGCATCAAAATCATAGAATGCCAAACCAAAATCAGACAGCCACATCCAATCACAAGCAGTGCAAGACGTCCACAATGGCATTGTCACCGTCATCACCTCGCGGCCATCTGCCATTATCACCGTCATCGCTATCGTCATTACCATTACCAGCCACCAATTCATCACCATCCAATGCTCGGTCATCGATGTTGTCCGCCAGTGaacgaccaccaccaccacccgaTCATCCATATGTGTGCTCCAATGCCCCAGCCAATCCCCACCATGCCAATAGCATTACCAATGCCAATGTCAATGCCAATGCCCAGCTCAAGCCGTGCATTACGCCCCGGCCGGCTTCGTTGTCGG GAGGAGCAGCCAGCGGTGGCTCCACGCGCATCGGCCGTCGCGCGTCCATCAATCAGGCCAAGCCACCGCCGCCAGTTAGACGCAGTTCGTCGGTGACCCCCAGTCCCAATGCCTCGGTCGGG ctgcagcagcaaccacagcaCGCGACTCTGTCGCAGCAGAATCACCAACTAAGCAGCTCCAGCGAGCACTtaccgccgccaccgccattCATGCTGGACGCCATGGCCCAGATTCCCAGCTCAGCTCTGAAAGTATCGGAGACGGTAAGAGCCCTGGCAGCCATGCGGCACCAGCCAGCATCACCCGTGTCCCTCAGGCgcatgcagcagcaacagcagcagcaacagcagcagcaacagcagcagcttcagcagcaacatcaacaacatgtgcagctgcagcaaccCCTATTGCAG TCTGCGCACAACTCCCCCTCGAATGATGACCTGACCGTATTCCACGACTATTTGGATCTGCACGCATATGCCCAGGCCTTGGCCACGGGCCAACAGCCAGGCGGTCAGCAGATGGCCAACCCGCAACGCTTTTttcaccagcagcaacatcagcatcagccaccgccgccgcctgtCTATCAAGTGGATGCC CCGGACCCTCGCATCTGTCACGAATCGCTGATGGATCAAATAAAGCGCGGAGCCACCTTAAAGCGTAACCAGAAGATAAACGATCGCAGCGCTCCCAAAATACATTGA